One genomic segment of Sorex araneus isolate mSorAra2 chromosome X, mSorAra2.pri, whole genome shotgun sequence includes these proteins:
- the NAP1L3 gene encoding nucleosome assembly protein 1-like 3 — MAEADANKVPEPAAPGVAEEAKASSSSNSGEESDSSSSSSSDSSSSSSLSLLYSKKRKPEPSRRSRSSGRYFLDRLPRAVRNRVQALRNIQTECDKVDTLFLKAIHDLEKKYAVLNKPIYDQRCKIVNADYEPTKEECEWNSEDEEFSSDEEVQEDSCSEMPPLEGEEEDKPKEKAETKAEEKEAPKENAEKEKAEAKDVPEAKPEVKEDAKEPPQAKAEDKERRRKPKESRDARRESSRRASEVRLKERASRKRAHKRKSKREDPKGIPNYWLTVLRNVDKLGTKIQKYDEPILKYLSDVSLKFSKPGQPISYTFEFHFLPNPYFRNEVLTKSYIITSKPDHNDPFFSCGWEIEDCKGCKIDWRRGKDVTVTTTYSRTTATGEIEIKPRIVPNASFFNFFSPPEIPKIGKLEPREDAILDEDFEIGQILHDNVILKSVYYYTGEINGAYYRNRRYRK; from the coding sequence ATGGCAGAAGCCGATGCTAACAAGGTCCCGGAGCCTGCCGCCCCGGGGGTGGCCGAAGAGGCGAAGGCGAGCTCGTCTAGTAATTCTGGGGAAGAGTCTGACAGCAGCTCCTCCAGCAGCagtgacagcagcagcagcagcagcctcagCCTCTTGTACAGCAAGAAGAGGAAACCCGAGCCTTCCAGGAGGTCACGCTCGTCGGGGAGATATTTTTTGGATCGCCTGCCACGGGCAGTGAGAAATCGTGTGCAGGCGCTCCGAAATATCCAAACGGAATGCGACAAGGTCGACACCCTTTTCCTGAAGGCGATCCATGACCTGGAAAAGAAGTACGCTGTGCTCAACAAGCCCATCTACGACCAGCGATGCAAAATTGTCAATGCCGACTACGAACCGACAAAAGAAGAATGTGAATGGAATTCGGAGGATGAGGAGTTCAGCAGTGACGAGGAGGTCCAGGAAGACAGCTGTAGCGAAATGCCTCCCTtggagggggaagaagaagacAAGCCGAAAGAGAAGGCTGAGACAAAAGCTGAAGAAAAGGAGGCTCCCAAGGAAAATgctgaaaaggaaaaagcagaagCTAAAGATGTTCCCGAGGCAAAGCCTGAAGTAAAAGAAGATGCTAAAGAACCACCCCAAGCAAAAGCAGAAGACAAAGAACGGCGCCGTAAACCAAAGGAGTCAAGGGATGCCCGGAGAGAATCTTCTAGAAGAGCTTCAGAGGTGAGGCTTAAAGAAAGAGCAAGTCGTAAAAGAGCTCATAAGAGAAAGTCCAAGAGAGAAGATCCCAAAGGCATCCCTAATTATTGGCTAACCGTTCTAAGAAATGTGGACAAGCTTGGCACCAAGATTCAGAAGTATGACGAGCCAATTCTGAAGTATTTGTCAGATGTCAGCTTGAAGTTCTCGAAACCTGGCCAGCCCATAAGCTACACATTTGAATTCCATTTTCTGCCGAATCCGTACTTCAGAAATGAAGTGCTGACGAAGTCCTACATAATTACTTCGAAGCCAGATCACAACGATCCTTTCTTCTCTTGCGGATGGGAAATTGAAGATTGCAAAGGCTGCAAGATAGATTGGAGAAGAGGAAAGGATGTCACCGTGACAACCACCTACAGTCGCACAACTGCTACTGGGGAGATTGAAATCAAGCCGAGAATCGTTCCGAATGCATCATTCTTCAATTTCTTTAGCCCTCCGGAGATTCCCAAGATCGGAAAACTGGAACCACGAGAAGACGCGATCCTTGATGAGGACTTTGAAATTGGTCAAATCTTACATGATAATGTCATCCTGAAATCAGTCTACTACTACACTGGAGAAATCAATGGTGCCTATTACAGAAATAGAAGATAccgaaaataa